Proteins from one Mesotoga infera genomic window:
- the rplR gene encoding 50S ribosomal protein L18: MFKHKDKKEHRQKRHLRVRAKLSGTAERPRLAVYRSEKHIYAQLIDDTKGITLVSASTVDREMRDSTGKPWNVEAASQVGKLLAKKALEKGISSVVFDRGGFNFHGRVKSLADGAREGGLKF; encoded by the coding sequence ATGTTTAAGCATAAAGATAAAAAAGAACATAGACAAAAGAGACATCTTCGTGTTAGGGCGAAGCTTTCCGGTACGGCCGAAAGGCCAAGGCTGGCAGTTTATAGAAGCGAAAAGCATATTTATGCCCAGCTCATAGATGACACAAAAGGGATAACTTTGGTTTCTGCCTCTACCGTCGACAGGGAAATGAGAGACTCCACGGGGAAACCGTGGAACGTTGAAGCGGCGAGCCAGGTTGGAAAGCTTCTTGCAAAGAAAGCCCTGGAGAAGGGGATTTCAAGTGTAGTCTTCGATCGTGGTGGGTTCAATTTCCACGGAAGAGTCAAATCACTTGCTGATGGTGCCCGCGAAGGCGGACTGAAGTTCTGA
- the rplF gene encoding 50S ribosomal protein L6, with translation MSRLLKHSIKLPAGVTHSIKDNVITVKGPKGELKQEILPLVKIEGNEKEIWVKTNEDLIIRKSDHKRLAKYAGTFWSLINNMVLGVTKGFVKELEIVGVGYRVQLQGKKLLMNLGYAHPVEIDPPQGITFEVPNPQSVVIRGFDKYLVGQVAANIKRWRIPIVYSGKGIRYKGETVRTKVGKKV, from the coding sequence ATGTCAAGACTTCTGAAGCATTCAATCAAACTTCCTGCGGGTGTTACTCATAGCATAAAAGACAACGTGATCACCGTCAAAGGCCCTAAGGGAGAGTTGAAGCAGGAGATCCTTCCTCTTGTCAAGATCGAAGGCAACGAAAAAGAGATCTGGGTCAAGACAAACGAAGATCTAATCATTAGAAAGAGCGATCATAAGAGGCTTGCCAAATACGCGGGTACTTTCTGGTCTCTCATAAACAACATGGTGCTCGGTGTTACCAAGGGTTTCGTCAAGGAACTGGAGATAGTTGGAGTAGGCTACCGTGTCCAGCTCCAGGGAAAGAAACTGTTGATGAACCTCGGTTACGCCCACCCTGTCGAGATAGATCCTCCGCAGGGGATTACTTTTGAAGTACCTAACCCCCAATCGGTGGTGATAAGGGGATTCGATAAGTATCTCGTGGGACAGGTTGCAGCTAATATCAAACGCTGGAGAATACCGATAGTTTACTCCGGCAAGGGAATACGCTACAAGGGTGAGACCGTCAGGACAAAAGTCGGTAAGAAGGTCTGA
- the rpsH gene encoding 30S ribosomal protein S8 has product MWSDPIADMLTRIRNANAAFKESVDIPASNLKKKLLDILKAEGYIDDYKYIEDGKQGVLKVFLKYKGDRRNKVNVITGIVRISKPGRRIYVNRDKLPKVKSGMGIAIVSTSSGVMTDKQARIMGVGGEVICYVW; this is encoded by the coding sequence ATGTGGAGTGATCCCATAGCCGACATGCTCACAAGAATCAGAAACGCAAATGCGGCCTTCAAAGAGAGTGTGGACATACCAGCTTCGAACCTGAAGAAGAAACTACTGGACATTCTTAAGGCTGAAGGTTATATAGATGACTACAAATATATCGAAGATGGCAAGCAGGGTGTTCTGAAAGTTTTTCTCAAGTATAAGGGAGACCGCAGGAACAAGGTCAACGTTATCACCGGGATAGTAAGAATATCCAAGCCTGGCAGACGAATCTACGTGAACAGAGACAAACTGCCCAAGGTGAAATCAGGAATGGGAATAGCAATCGTCAGTACTTCCAGCGGTGTGATGACCGACAAGCAGGCACGCATTATGGGTGTCGGTGGCGAAGTCATCTGCTATGTCTGGTAA
- a CDS encoding type Z 30S ribosomal protein S14, with the protein MAKKSIIEKWKREPKFKVRKYNRCSICGRPRSVYREFGLCRVCFRQLASEGKLPGVKKASW; encoded by the coding sequence ATGGCTAAGAAATCTATTATCGAGAAGTGGAAACGCGAACCCAAGTTCAAGGTAAGAAAGTACAATAGATGCAGCATTTGTGGTAGGCCCAGATCTGTTTACAGAGAGTTTGGGCTGTGCAGAGTCTGCTTTAGACAGCTGGCTTCCGAGGGAAAACTCCCCGGTGTCAAGAAAGCAAGCTGGTGA
- the rplE gene encoding 50S ribosomal protein L5 — MAYEYIPLKERYENEVIPAMTKEFGYKNKLEVPRVYKVVVNMGIGEGSRNADLLEIHGKELTNIVGQKPVITRAKKSIANFKLRDGMPVGLKVTLRGPRMYNFLYKLINIVLPKLRDFRGVDPDSFDGRGNYALGLPEQLVFPEIVPDQVKRVQGMDIIVVTTARTDEEARRLLALLGVPFKRAMV; from the coding sequence ATGGCATACGAATATATCCCATTGAAAGAGCGATACGAAAACGAAGTGATCCCCGCCATGACCAAAGAGTTTGGTTACAAAAACAAGCTCGAGGTTCCCAGAGTTTATAAAGTCGTTGTAAATATGGGTATCGGCGAAGGTTCTAGGAACGCAGATCTGCTCGAGATTCACGGAAAAGAGCTGACCAACATAGTGGGCCAGAAACCCGTCATCACCAGAGCGAAGAAGAGCATTGCGAATTTCAAGCTCCGTGATGGAATGCCAGTAGGATTGAAGGTCACTTTGAGAGGCCCGAGAATGTACAACTTCCTGTACAAGCTGATAAACATCGTCCTTCCAAAGTTAAGAGACTTCAGAGGTGTCGATCCAGATTCCTTTGATGGGAGAGGAAACTACGCTCTGGGACTTCCTGAACAGCTAGTCTTTCCCGAGATCGTGCCCGATCAGGTGAAGAGGGTACAGGGAATGGACATAATAGTGGTGACCACGGCCAGAACCGATGAAGAGGCCAGAAGGCTCTTGGCTCTTCTGGGTGTTCCTTTCAAAAGGGCCATGGTATAA
- the rplX gene encoding 50S ribosomal protein L24 produces MSRVKKDDLVMVISGKDRGKKGKVLKTYPSEKKVIVEGVNFTKKHQRPTNQYREGGIIERESPIYVSKVMVVCPNCDKPTRIAHKILENGEKVRACKKCGEIIDKV; encoded by the coding sequence ATGAGTAGAGTGAAGAAAGACGATCTGGTCATGGTCATATCTGGAAAAGACAGAGGCAAAAAGGGAAAAGTACTGAAGACATATCCTTCCGAAAAGAAAGTGATTGTCGAAGGAGTCAATTTCACAAAAAAGCATCAGAGACCGACAAACCAGTATCGAGAAGGTGGAATAATAGAGAGGGAGTCCCCGATCTATGTTTCTAAAGTGATGGTTGTCTGCCCCAACTGTGATAAGCCTACGAGAATCGCCCATAAGATACTCGAAAATGGAGAAAAGGTAAGAGCGTGTAAAAAATGCGGCGAGATAATCGACAAGGTTTGA
- the rplN gene encoding 50S ribosomal protein L14, whose product MVQLESYLKVADNSGARVIKVIQVTGGYRKRSGTIGDIVVAAVRDAAPHTDFKKGDIVRAVLVRTAKEIRRPDGTYIRFDDNAAVIIDKQNQPRGTRVFGPVAREIRDKGFSKIASLAQEVW is encoded by the coding sequence ATGGTTCAGCTGGAATCTTACCTCAAAGTCGCCGACAATTCGGGCGCCAGGGTCATAAAAGTGATCCAGGTTACCGGAGGATACAGAAAGAGATCGGGAACGATCGGTGACATTGTTGTTGCGGCCGTCAGAGATGCGGCACCTCACACGGACTTCAAGAAAGGCGATATAGTTAGAGCGGTTCTGGTGAGAACAGCCAAGGAGATACGCAGACCGGACGGCACTTATATCCGCTTCGACGATAACGCCGCGGTGATCATCGATAAACAAAACCAGCCCAGAGGGACACGTGTCTTTGGACCTGTTGCCAGAGAGATCAGAGATAAAGGTTTTTCCAAAATCGCTTCTCTGGCCCAGGAAGTCTGGTGA
- the rpsQ gene encoding 30S ribosomal protein S17, with amino-acid sequence MPRKTLIGTVVSNKMEKTIVVSVTRTHVHPFYGKTIKTTKKYHADDPEGLAGMGDTVEIEECKPLSKMKRFKLIRVLKKDIYTGDIPETPEDVEGAFGGEK; translated from the coding sequence ATGCCAAGGAAAACACTGATAGGAACTGTAGTGAGCAACAAGATGGAAAAGACCATAGTGGTGAGCGTTACGAGAACGCACGTTCATCCATTTTACGGAAAGACTATAAAGACGACGAAAAAGTACCACGCAGACGATCCTGAAGGTCTGGCAGGAATGGGTGACACTGTTGAGATCGAAGAATGCAAACCTCTCAGCAAGATGAAGAGATTCAAGTTGATACGTGTTCTAAAGAAAGATATCTACACCGGAGATATTCCTGAAACTCCCGAGGACGTTGAAGGCGCTTTCGGAGGTGAGAAATAA
- the rpmC gene encoding 50S ribosomal protein L29 has translation MKPVELQKFTDEELLQMLEDSKRKLMDLRFQLEMNRLKNHSQITSVKRDIARIKTILRGRELGIRR, from the coding sequence ATGAAGCCGGTTGAACTGCAAAAGTTCACAGACGAGGAACTACTTCAGATGCTCGAAGACTCGAAAAGAAAGCTGATGGACCTCAGGTTCCAGCTAGAGATGAACAGGTTGAAGAACCATTCCCAGATTACTTCGGTCAAGCGCGATATAGCGAGGATAAAGACTATCCTGCGTGGTCGTGAACTGGGGATAAGGAGGTAA
- the rplP gene encoding 50S ribosomal protein L16: protein MLMPKRVKYRKQQRGKMNGNAKGGTLVHFGEWGIKALEPHWITAQQLEACRIAITRTLKRSGNLWIRVFPDKPITSKGIGVRMGKGKGDVEGWVAVVKPGKIMFEIGGVSDQLAKEALAKAASKLPIRTKIVPRYQIGGEL, encoded by the coding sequence ATGTTAATGCCCAAAAGGGTAAAATACAGGAAACAGCAGAGAGGTAAGATGAATGGGAATGCTAAGGGTGGAACGCTTGTTCACTTTGGCGAATGGGGCATAAAGGCTCTGGAGCCTCACTGGATAACTGCTCAGCAACTCGAAGCATGCCGAATTGCGATAACCAGGACTCTAAAAAGAAGCGGAAACCTCTGGATCCGTGTTTTTCCCGACAAGCCCATAACTTCCAAAGGAATCGGTGTGAGAATGGGAAAGGGAAAGGGAGACGTCGAAGGCTGGGTTGCCGTGGTAAAGCCGGGTAAGATAATGTTCGAGATCGGTGGAGTTTCCGATCAGCTTGCCAAGGAAGCTCTGGCAAAGGCGGCTTCGAAGTTACCCATAAGAACAAAGATAGTCCCCAGGTATCAAATAGGAGGTGAGCTCTGA
- the rpsC gene encoding 30S ribosomal protein S3 produces MGQKVHPYGFRLGVSKDWKARWINEKNYKEYLLEDLKIRGFLKKNYMAAGVSEIYIERPEPGKVVITIRCARPGVMIGKKGSEVKLLRQKLEKLITRQFQLNIEEVKTPETDAILVAEDIASRIEKRASYKRAMKRAIFTAMRKGAKGIKIMVSGRLNGADIARTEWYLEGRLPLQTLRADLDYGYTTAFTKMGIIGVKVWIYKGDVQV; encoded by the coding sequence GTGGGTCAGAAGGTACATCCTTATGGATTCAGGCTTGGTGTCAGTAAAGATTGGAAAGCACGCTGGATAAACGAGAAGAATTACAAGGAATATCTCCTCGAAGATCTCAAGATCAGGGGCTTTCTCAAGAAGAACTATATGGCCGCAGGTGTGTCGGAGATATACATAGAGAGGCCGGAACCGGGCAAAGTGGTAATCACTATCAGGTGCGCAAGACCCGGTGTGATGATAGGAAAGAAGGGTAGCGAGGTCAAGCTTCTCAGACAGAAGCTGGAAAAGCTTATAACCAGGCAGTTTCAGCTGAATATCGAAGAAGTGAAAACACCCGAAACCGATGCGATACTCGTCGCTGAGGACATTGCATCGAGAATAGAGAAGAGAGCTTCTTACAAAAGAGCCATGAAGAGAGCCATATTCACGGCCATGCGTAAAGGGGCAAAAGGAATAAAGATCATGGTCTCCGGTAGATTGAACGGGGCCGATATCGCCAGGACAGAGTGGTACCTGGAAGGAAGACTTCCTCTCCAGACCCTCAGAGCTGATCTGGACTACGGTTACACCACTGCTTTTACGAAGATGGGCATCATTGGAGTAAAAGTATGGATCTACAAAGGCGACGTGCAGGTGTAA
- the rplV gene encoding 50S ribosomal protein L22 has translation MPQAEQRKKRSAFHKARKEAEAATPVTSAKAVARYSRISPRKARSVVNAIRNKNVGDAFQILEFSPKKASRLVYKVLRSAVANAENNFGLNVDNLYVVSAVVDDGPRMKRLWPRGRGRADIQQKRFSHITVVVANREETSNPQE, from the coding sequence ATGCCTCAAGCAGAACAGAGAAAGAAGCGTTCTGCCTTTCATAAAGCCAGAAAAGAAGCAGAAGCGGCGACACCTGTTACCAGCGCGAAAGCTGTGGCCAGATACTCCAGGATCTCTCCTAGAAAGGCAAGATCTGTGGTAAATGCCATAAGAAACAAAAACGTGGGGGATGCTTTCCAGATACTTGAGTTCTCTCCAAAGAAAGCGTCCAGACTCGTGTATAAAGTTCTCCGTTCCGCAGTCGCAAATGCAGAGAACAATTTCGGGCTGAACGTGGATAACCTCTACGTCGTAAGCGCCGTCGTTGACGATGGCCCGAGAATGAAGAGGCTCTGGCCTCGCGGCAGAGGAAGAGCAGATATACAGCAGAAGCGTTTTAGCCATATAACAGTTGTTGTAGCCAACAGAGAAGAAACTAGCAATCCTCAGGAGTGA
- the rpsS gene encoding 30S ribosomal protein S19 gives MSRSKKKGPFVHPSLLKKIKELNEKGEKKPIKTWSRASMILPEMIGHTIAVYNGMKHIPVYISENMIGHRLGEFSPTRRFGGHADKKSKKGEVK, from the coding sequence ATGTCGAGATCTAAGAAAAAGGGACCATTCGTACACCCGAGCCTCTTGAAAAAGATAAAAGAGCTGAATGAAAAAGGAGAGAAAAAACCAATCAAAACATGGAGCAGAGCCTCTATGATTCTCCCGGAGATGATCGGACACACTATCGCCGTTTATAACGGTATGAAGCATATACCAGTTTATATCTCAGAGAATATGATCGGACACAGACTGGGCGAATTCTCTCCCACAAGACGGTTCGGTGGTCACGCAGACAAGAAGAGCAAGAAGGGTGAAGTCAAATGA
- the rplB gene encoding 50S ribosomal protein L2, with the protein MALRKFNPVTHGRRFMLLPDYKEITRSDPEKSLVEPNKSKAGRNHHGRITVRHQGSGNKRLYRIIDFKRDKLGIPARVVSIEYDPNRTARIALLQYVDGEKRYMLAPKGLKVGDRILNGENAEISVGNSMPLERIPVGTIVHNIEFLPGKGGQIARAAGTFAQLMAKEGRHALLRMPSGELRRVVVKCMATIGMVGNEEHSNEIHGKAGRKRWLGVRPAVRGMTMNPVDHPMGGGEGRSKGHLPQSPWGQPARGYKTRKHKKASDNLIVKRRNQN; encoded by the coding sequence ATGGCATTGAGAAAGTTCAATCCCGTCACCCATGGCAGAAGGTTCATGCTTCTCCCAGATTATAAAGAGATAACGAGATCTGATCCCGAGAAGTCTCTGGTCGAACCAAACAAGAGCAAGGCCGGAAGAAACCATCACGGAAGAATCACGGTCAGACATCAGGGTAGCGGCAATAAGAGACTGTACAGGATAATTGACTTCAAGAGAGATAAGCTCGGCATTCCTGCTAGAGTTGTTTCTATTGAGTACGACCCGAATCGAACGGCCAGAATAGCTCTTCTTCAGTACGTGGACGGCGAGAAGAGATACATGCTGGCTCCCAAGGGTCTAAAAGTCGGTGACAGAATCCTCAATGGAGAGAACGCAGAGATCTCTGTAGGAAATTCTATGCCTCTGGAGAGAATTCCTGTAGGCACGATAGTTCACAATATCGAATTCCTTCCTGGAAAGGGCGGACAGATTGCCCGTGCAGCGGGCACCTTCGCACAACTCATGGCAAAAGAAGGCAGACACGCTCTGCTGAGGATGCCGTCGGGCGAACTACGAAGAGTCGTGGTGAAGTGCATGGCGACCATCGGCATGGTTGGCAATGAAGAGCATTCCAACGAAATACACGGAAAGGCCGGAAGAAAGAGATGGCTGGGAGTCAGACCTGCGGTCAGAGGTATGACGATGAACCCGGTCGACCACCCGATGGGTGGAGGAGAAGGTCGTTCCAAAGGTCATCTGCCACAGAGCCCCTGGGGTCAACCGGCCAGAGGTTATAAGACAAGAAAGCATAAAAAGGCTTCCGATAACCTCATAGTGAAGCGCAGGAATCAGAATTAA
- the rplW gene encoding 50S ribosomal protein L23 translates to MADKKYYGDVLLRPLVTEKTVAASELNKYIFEVHKDANKYIVKDAVEKLFNVKVDRVNIMNIKAKPKKRGVFVGKTRSWKKAVVTLVVGYRIKELEGQH, encoded by the coding sequence ATGGCTGATAAAAAGTACTACGGAGATGTTCTCCTCAGACCGCTGGTAACGGAAAAAACAGTTGCAGCGAGTGAATTGAACAAGTACATTTTTGAAGTACATAAAGATGCCAATAAGTACATAGTTAAGGACGCCGTGGAGAAGCTTTTCAATGTGAAAGTGGATCGGGTAAACATTATGAATATTAAGGCGAAGCCGAAAAAACGCGGAGTCTTTGTTGGTAAAACGAGATCCTGGAAGAAGGCCGTTGTTACTCTGGTGGTCGGTTACAGGATAAAAGAACTCGAAGGCCAGCATTAA
- the rplD gene encoding 50S ribosomal protein L4 — MAQADVVNMAGQKVGTVELNETIFNVEPNLDVMFRYVNMQLAGRRAGLAAVKTRSEVSGGGRKPWAQKHTGRARVGSTRSPLWRHGGVIHGPKPKDWSIKMTKKMKKVALRSALSLRLKEGNLIILDDLKFDRPKTRELRNVMGNLGLDKTQKTLFILPWQKDEYQNVRLSGKNIYGVKVIIADNPGNSANGNKTNIDGLNVYDIVNHEKLVITTDLVRKIEEVLG, encoded by the coding sequence ATGGCTCAAGCCGACGTTGTGAACATGGCCGGACAGAAAGTTGGTACGGTTGAGCTGAATGAAACGATATTCAATGTTGAGCCCAATCTGGACGTTATGTTCAGATATGTCAACATGCAGCTGGCCGGAAGACGTGCCGGGTTGGCAGCTGTCAAGACCAGATCGGAAGTGAGTGGCGGGGGTAGAAAACCCTGGGCCCAGAAACACACAGGAAGAGCAAGAGTCGGATCCACCAGAAGCCCTCTATGGAGGCATGGTGGCGTAATTCACGGACCAAAACCCAAAGATTGGTCCATAAAGATGACCAAGAAAATGAAAAAGGTTGCACTGAGGTCGGCTCTCAGCCTCAGACTTAAGGAAGGTAATCTCATTATTCTCGACGATCTTAAGTTTGACAGACCGAAAACCAGAGAACTGAGAAACGTTATGGGTAATCTCGGACTCGATAAGACTCAGAAAACCCTTTTCATTCTGCCCTGGCAGAAGGACGAGTATCAGAACGTTAGACTTTCAGGAAAAAACATTTATGGCGTAAAAGTCATAATAGCCGACAACCCTGGAAACTCGGCCAACGGCAACAAGACCAACATAGACGGTCTGAACGTTTATGACATCGTGAACCATGAAAAACTGGTCATCACCACTGATCTTGTGCGCAAGATCGAGGAGGTGCTGGGGTAA
- the rplC gene encoding 50S ribosomal protein L3, translating into MKGILGRKLGMTTLYKDGKAFGVTVVKAGPCTVVQKKTLEGGEYDAIQVGFEELTPERAKKILTKPLVKKFEAAKVKPHRVLKEFKVGNINDYTVGDIIEVGVFSEGEKVDVTGYSKGRGFSGAMKRWNFRGGEASHGAKFHRELGSVGNHTEPAKIWKGKKMPGQYGNEKKTIKNLTVVKVDAENGLIAIYGAVPGARGGLLVIKSATR; encoded by the coding sequence ATGAAAGGTATATTGGGTAGAAAGCTCGGTATGACAACTCTATACAAAGACGGAAAAGCCTTCGGAGTTACCGTAGTGAAAGCCGGTCCATGTACAGTTGTGCAGAAGAAGACCCTGGAAGGCGGTGAGTACGATGCCATACAGGTTGGATTTGAAGAACTCACTCCAGAGAGAGCCAAGAAGATATTGACCAAACCGCTGGTGAAGAAATTTGAGGCTGCCAAGGTTAAGCCACACAGAGTTCTCAAGGAGTTCAAAGTTGGTAACATCAACGACTACACCGTTGGTGATATCATAGAAGTCGGTGTCTTTTCAGAAGGCGAAAAGGTTGATGTAACCGGTTATTCGAAAGGAAGGGGTTTCTCTGGTGCCATGAAGAGATGGAACTTCAGGGGTGGGGAGGCTTCTCACGGAGCGAAATTCCACAGAGAACTCGGCTCAGTTGGTAACCACACCGAACCGGCGAAAATCTGGAAAGGCAAGAAGATGCCCGGGCAGTACGGTAACGAGAAGAAGACAATCAAGAACCTGACTGTAGTAAAAGTCGATGCAGAGAACGGACTCATAGCCATTTATGGCGCAGTTCCAGGAGCGAGGGGCGGCCTCTTAGTGATTAAGAGCGCAACTAGATAG
- the rpsJ gene encoding 30S ribosomal protein S10, producing MAKQKIRIRLKAYDHKLLDLSAKKIVEAVKLTNAKVSGPVPLPTERTLYTVLTSPHKFKDAREQFEKLVHKRLIEILDPTPKTIDSLMKVDLPAGVDVEIKL from the coding sequence ATGGCCAAGCAAAAAATCAGGATTCGCTTGAAGGCTTACGATCATAAACTACTTGACTTGTCCGCCAAGAAGATCGTCGAGGCCGTAAAGCTCACCAATGCCAAAGTATCAGGTCCGGTGCCATTGCCAACGGAGAGGACGCTCTACACTGTTCTGACATCGCCCCACAAATTCAAAGATGCAAGAGAGCAGTTCGAGAAGCTTGTACATAAGAGATTAATAGAAATACTCGATCCAACGCCGAAAACGATAGATTCTCTTATGAAGGTGGACCTCCCCGCGGGTGTTGATGTGGAGATCAAATTGTAA
- the tuf gene encoding elongation factor Tu, producing MAKEKFERTKPHLNIGTIGHIDHGKTTLTAAITKSLSFKGLADFSPFDAIDKAPEEKARGITINVSHIEYSTEKRHYAHIDCPGHADYIKNMITGAAQMDGAILVVAATDGVMPQTREHVLLARQVNVPAMVVFINKVDAVDDEELVELVEEEVRELLSSYEFPGDELPVIRGSALLALETETPNEWTEKIYELMKACDDYFPDPVRETDKPFLMPVEDIFTITGRGTVVTGRIERGAVHVGDEVEIVGLSYETKKTVCTGVEMFRKLLDEGQAGDNIGALLRGIAKEEVKRGQVLAKPGSITPHRKFTANVYVLKKEEGGRHSPFTKGYRPQFFIKTADVTGEIADLPEGVEMVIPGDNIEMTIQLIYPVAIEKGMRFAIREGGRTVGAGVVSSIIE from the coding sequence ATGGCTAAGGAAAAATTCGAACGTACCAAACCCCATCTTAACATCGGTACCATCGGGCATATCGACCACGGCAAGACGACGCTTACCGCGGCAATAACGAAGAGCCTTTCGTTCAAAGGCCTCGCAGACTTCTCGCCGTTCGATGCTATCGATAAGGCACCCGAAGAAAAAGCAAGAGGAATCACGATCAACGTTTCGCACATCGAATATTCGACCGAGAAGAGGCATTACGCACATATCGACTGCCCCGGACACGCTGACTACATAAAGAACATGATCACGGGCGCGGCCCAGATGGACGGAGCCATTCTCGTTGTCGCCGCTACTGACGGTGTTATGCCCCAGACCAGGGAACACGTTCTTCTCGCCAGACAGGTCAACGTTCCCGCAATGGTTGTATTCATAAACAAAGTCGACGCTGTCGATGATGAAGAGCTCGTAGAACTCGTAGAAGAAGAAGTCAGAGAACTTCTCTCGTCTTACGAATTCCCGGGCGATGAACTTCCTGTCATCAGGGGTTCTGCACTTCTCGCTCTGGAAACAGAAACCCCGAATGAGTGGACGGAAAAGATATACGAACTGATGAAGGCTTGCGATGATTACTTCCCGGATCCAGTTAGAGAAACCGACAAGCCATTCCTGATGCCCGTTGAAGATATCTTCACCATCACCGGAAGAGGAACGGTCGTTACTGGTAGAATCGAGCGCGGTGCGGTCCATGTCGGAGACGAAGTCGAAATCGTCGGACTCTCCTACGAAACCAAGAAAACAGTCTGTACCGGAGTGGAAATGTTCAGAAAGCTGCTCGACGAAGGACAGGCCGGCGACAATATCGGGGCTCTTCTCAGAGGTATTGCAAAGGAAGAAGTCAAGAGGGGTCAGGTCCTTGCCAAGCCCGGGTCTATAACGCCCCACAGAAAATTCACCGCCAACGTTTACGTCTTGAAGAAGGAGGAAGGAGGGCGCCATTCTCCATTCACGAAGGGTTACAGGCCCCAATTCTTCATTAAGACAGCCGACGTTACCGGAGAGATCGCAGATCTTCCAGAGGGTGTAGAGATGGTTATTCCCGGCGACAACATCGAAATGACGATTCAACTGATCTACCCGGTCGCCATCGAAAAGGGTATGAGATTCGCTATCCGAGAGGGTGGCAGAACTGTGGGCGCCGGAGTCGTCAGCTCCATAATCGAGTGA